Proteins from a single region of Streptomyces sp. Tu 3180:
- a CDS encoding adenine phosphoribosyltransferase: protein MTDLADISSLLLSRIRDVADYPEPGVMFKDITPLLADPPAFAALTDALAGIAERTGATKVVGLEARGFILAAPVAVRAGLGFIPVRKAGKLPGATLSQAYDLEYGSAEIEVHAEDLSGDDRVLVIDDVLATGGTAEASLQLIRRAGAEVAGLAVLMELGFLGGRARLEPALTGAPLEALLVV, encoded by the coding sequence ATGACCGATCTCGCAGACATCTCGTCGCTGCTGCTCAGCCGCATCCGGGACGTGGCGGACTACCCGGAGCCGGGCGTGATGTTCAAGGACATCACCCCGCTCCTGGCGGACCCGCCGGCGTTCGCCGCGCTCACCGACGCCCTGGCCGGGATCGCCGAGCGCACCGGTGCCACGAAGGTCGTCGGACTGGAGGCCCGGGGCTTCATCCTCGCCGCCCCGGTCGCCGTCCGCGCGGGCCTCGGCTTCATCCCCGTGCGCAAGGCGGGCAAGCTCCCCGGAGCCACCCTCAGCCAGGCGTACGACCTGGAGTACGGCTCCGCCGAGATCGAGGTGCACGCGGAGGACCTCAGCGGGGACGACCGCGTCCTGGTGATCGACGACGTCCTCGCCACCGGCGGCACCGCCGAGGCGTCGCTCCAGCTCATCCGCAGGGCGGGCGCCGAGGTCGCGGGCCTCGCCGTGCTGATGGAGCTCGGCTTCCTCGGGGGCCGCGCCCGGCTGGAGCCGGCCCTGACCGGTGCACCGCTGGAGGCGCTGCTCGTCGTCTGA
- the secF gene encoding protein translocase subunit SecF, producing MSKLGTLGARLHHGEVGYDFVKNRKIWYGISILITITAIVGLAVRGLHMGIEFQGGAVFTTPKNMSVSVATAEEYAEDASGHDAIVQKLGDGSLRIQVAGIDTGTSDKIEDRLAEDLGVDAEEINAELVGPSWGEQIANKAWQGLGIFLVLVVIYLAIAFEWRMALAAFVALIHDITITVGIYALVGFEVTPGTVIGLLTILGYSLYDTVVVFDSLKEQTRDITKQTRWTYSEIANRSINSTLVRSVNTTVVALLPVAGLLFIGGGVLGAGMLNDISLSLFVGLAAGAYSSIFIATPLVADLKEREPAMKSLKKRVLAKRAQGATADEAEDTRVTDDTYDDEEAAPAVVGPRDQPASRGRGRGRTPGKRR from the coding sequence ATGTCGAAGCTCGGCACCCTCGGCGCCCGACTGCACCACGGCGAGGTCGGCTACGACTTCGTCAAGAACCGCAAGATCTGGTACGGCATCTCGATACTGATCACCATCACGGCCATCGTCGGCCTGGCGGTGCGCGGCCTGCACATGGGCATCGAGTTCCAGGGCGGGGCGGTCTTCACCACGCCGAAGAACATGAGCGTCTCGGTCGCCACGGCCGAGGAGTACGCGGAGGACGCCTCCGGTCACGACGCCATCGTCCAGAAGCTCGGTGACGGCAGCCTGCGCATCCAGGTCGCGGGCATCGACACCGGCACCTCGGACAAGATCGAGGACAGGCTCGCCGAGGACCTCGGGGTCGACGCGGAGGAGATCAACGCCGAACTGGTCGGCCCCAGCTGGGGCGAGCAGATCGCCAACAAGGCCTGGCAGGGCCTCGGCATCTTCCTCGTCCTGGTCGTGATCTACCTGGCGATCGCCTTCGAGTGGCGCATGGCGCTCGCCGCGTTCGTCGCCCTGATCCACGACATCACCATCACCGTCGGCATCTACGCCCTCGTCGGCTTCGAGGTCACGCCGGGCACGGTGATCGGTCTGCTGACCATCCTCGGCTACTCGCTCTACGACACGGTCGTCGTCTTCGACAGCCTCAAGGAACAGACCAGGGACATCACCAAGCAGACCCGCTGGACCTACAGCGAGATCGCCAACCGCTCCATCAACAGCACCCTGGTGCGCTCCGTCAACACCACGGTGGTGGCGCTGCTGCCGGTGGCGGGCCTGCTGTTCATCGGCGGCGGTGTCCTCGGCGCCGGCATGCTGAACGACATCTCGCTGTCGCTGTTCGTCGGCCTCGCCGCCGGTGCGTACTCCTCGATCTTCATCGCCACCCCGCTCGTCGCCGACCTCAAGGAGCGCGAGCCGGCGATGAAGTCCCTCAAGAAGCGCGTCCTGGCCAAGCGGGCCCAGGGCGCGACCGCGGACGAGGCCGAGGACACCCGGGTCACCGACGACACGTACGACGACGAAGAGGCCGCCCCCGCCGTCGTCGGCCCGCGCGACCAGCCCGCGTCGCGCGGCCGCGGCCGCGGCCGGACCCCGGGGAAGCGCCGATGA
- the secD gene encoding protein translocase subunit SecD, which produces MATAKKGRNASAQSKPGRSLALILIAIVALTGGMFASGHTTPRLGIDLAGGTSITLAAVPEAGQESAINKTNMDTAVSIMERRVNGLGVSEAEVQTQGTRNIIVNIPKGTNSEQAREQVGTTAKLYFRPVVATELAGGGAAPTPSASGNASGEDADKATDKATDKATDKATDGSSPSASASPSASSTTQGRALTDALKADETPSASASASAEGGASPSPSATGGTSGDADGKLQAQYAALDCTKETVRAKAGDGAKATESTVACGQNSQGQWQKYILGPAAVDGTDVDEAQAVLNTQTGAGWTVTMDFTDGGAKKFADITGQLAQKQSPQNQFAIVLDGEVVSDPYVSQALTGGNAEISGNFTQQSAQELANMLSYGALPLTFREDSVTTVTAALGGEQLQAGLIAGAIGLALVILYLLFYYRGLSFIAVLSLLVSAALTYVIMSLLGPTIGFALNLPAVCGAIVAIGITADSFIVYFERVRDEIREGRTLRPAVERAWPRARRTILVSDFVSFLAAAVLFIVTVGKVQGFAFTLGLTTVLDVVVVFLFTKPLLTLMARRKFFASGHKWSGLDPKALGAKPPLRRTRRPVHSAAGPVETKEA; this is translated from the coding sequence GTGGCCACAGCCAAAAAGGGACGGAACGCGAGCGCCCAGAGCAAGCCTGGGCGCTCGCTGGCCCTGATCCTGATCGCCATCGTGGCGCTCACCGGGGGCATGTTCGCCTCCGGGCACACCACTCCGCGTCTCGGTATCGACCTGGCCGGCGGCACGAGCATCACGCTCGCGGCGGTACCGGAGGCCGGCCAGGAGTCCGCGATCAACAAGACCAACATGGACACCGCGGTCTCCATCATGGAGCGGCGTGTCAACGGTCTTGGCGTCTCCGAGGCCGAGGTCCAGACGCAGGGCACCCGCAACATCATCGTCAACATTCCCAAGGGCACGAACTCCGAACAGGCCCGGGAACAGGTCGGCACCACCGCCAAGCTCTACTTCCGCCCGGTCGTCGCCACCGAACTCGCCGGCGGCGGGGCCGCCCCCACGCCGAGCGCCTCCGGGAACGCCTCGGGCGAGGACGCCGACAAGGCGACCGACAAGGCCACGGACAAGGCCACGGACAAGGCGACCGACGGCTCGTCCCCGTCCGCCTCCGCCAGCCCGTCGGCGAGCTCCACCACCCAGGGCCGCGCGCTCACCGACGCCCTGAAGGCCGACGAGACGCCCTCCGCCTCCGCGAGCGCTTCCGCCGAGGGCGGGGCCAGCCCCTCCCCGTCCGCGACCGGCGGCACCTCCGGGGACGCGGACGGCAAGCTCCAGGCCCAGTACGCCGCGCTCGACTGCACCAAGGAGACCGTCCGCGCCAAGGCCGGTGACGGTGCCAAGGCCACCGAGTCGACCGTCGCCTGCGGCCAGAACTCCCAGGGCCAGTGGCAGAAGTACATCCTCGGTCCCGCCGCCGTCGACGGCACGGACGTCGACGAGGCCCAGGCGGTCCTGAACACGCAGACCGGCGCCGGCTGGACCGTCACGATGGACTTCACGGACGGGGGCGCCAAGAAGTTCGCCGACATCACCGGCCAGCTGGCCCAGAAGCAGTCCCCGCAGAACCAGTTCGCCATCGTCCTGGACGGCGAGGTCGTCTCCGACCCCTACGTCAGCCAGGCCCTGACCGGCGGCAACGCGGAGATCTCCGGCAACTTCACCCAGCAGTCGGCCCAGGAACTGGCCAACATGCTCTCCTACGGCGCCCTGCCGCTGACCTTCCGCGAGGACAGCGTCACCACCGTCACCGCCGCGCTCGGCGGTGAGCAGCTGCAGGCCGGCCTGATCGCCGGCGCCATCGGCCTCGCCCTGGTCATCCTGTACCTGCTGTTCTACTACCGCGGCCTGTCCTTCATCGCGGTCCTGTCGCTGCTGGTGTCCGCCGCCCTGACCTACGTGATCATGTCGCTGCTCGGCCCGACCATCGGCTTCGCGCTGAACCTGCCGGCCGTGTGCGGCGCCATCGTCGCCATCGGCATCACGGCGGACTCGTTCATCGTCTACTTCGAACGGGTCCGGGACGAGATCCGCGAGGGCCGCACCCTGCGCCCCGCCGTGGAGCGGGCCTGGCCGCGCGCCCGGCGCACCATCCTGGTCTCCGACTTCGTGTCGTTCCTCGCCGCCGCGGTGCTCTTCATCGTCACCGTCGGCAAGGTCCAGGGCTTCGCGTTCACGCTCGGCCTGACCACCGTGCTCGACGTCGTGGTGGTGTTCCTCTTCACCAAGCCGCTGCTGACGCTGATGGCCCGCCGGAAGTTCTTCGCGAGCGGCCACAAGTGGTCCGGCCTCGACCCGAAGGCCCTGGGCGCCAAGCCTCCGCTGCGCCGCACCCGCCGTCCCGTCCATTCGGCCGCCGGCCCCGTCGAGACGAAGGAGGCCTGA
- the yajC gene encoding preprotein translocase subunit YajC, protein MSLLTLLPFIVLIGAMFLMTRSAKKKQQEAIEMRNQMQPGSGVRTIGGMYATVKEVNEDTVLLDAGPGVELMFAKNAIGAVLSDDEYNRIVHGIEHDLKSDADTVPDDASSLTEADGSSDAAAPDDKPVDLGKKDAADEPADADDAKADDQPQKTDGDSGAK, encoded by the coding sequence GTGAGTCTCCTGACCCTCCTCCCGTTCATTGTGCTCATCGGGGCCATGTTCCTGATGACCCGGTCGGCCAAGAAGAAGCAGCAAGAGGCCATCGAGATGCGGAACCAGATGCAGCCCGGTTCCGGCGTCCGCACCATCGGGGGCATGTACGCCACGGTCAAGGAGGTCAACGAGGACACGGTCCTCCTCGACGCCGGACCGGGTGTGGAGCTGATGTTCGCCAAGAACGCGATCGGTGCCGTGCTGAGCGACGACGAGTACAACCGCATCGTCCACGGCATCGAACACGACCTGAAGTCCGACGCCGACACCGTCCCCGACGACGCCTCCTCCCTCACCGAGGCCGACGGGTCCTCCGACGCTGCCGCCCCCGACGACAAGCCCGTCGACCTCGGCAAGAAGGACGCGGCCGACGAGCCGGCCGACGCCGACGACGCGAAGGCGGACGACCAGCCGCAGAAGACCGACGGCGACTCCGGGGCGAAGTAG
- the ruvA gene encoding Holliday junction branch migration protein RuvA, producing MIAFVSGTVAALAPDTAVVEVGGVGMAVQCTPNTLSTLRVGRPARLHTSLVVREDSLTLYGFADDDERQVFELLQTASGVGPRLAQAMLAVHTPDALRRAVSTGDEKALTAVPGIGKKGAQKLLLELKDRLGEPVGAPAVGVPAAAGWRDQLHAALIGLGYATREADEAVAAVAPRAEAAGGTPQVGQLLKAALQTLNRAR from the coding sequence ATGATCGCCTTCGTCAGCGGCACCGTCGCCGCCCTCGCCCCCGACACCGCGGTCGTCGAGGTCGGCGGCGTCGGCATGGCCGTCCAGTGCACGCCCAACACGCTGTCCACGCTCCGCGTCGGCCGGCCGGCCAGGCTCCACACGTCCCTCGTCGTGCGGGAGGACTCGCTGACCCTGTACGGCTTCGCGGACGACGACGAACGCCAGGTCTTCGAGCTGCTGCAGACCGCGAGCGGGGTGGGCCCGAGGCTCGCGCAGGCGATGCTCGCCGTGCACACCCCCGACGCGCTGCGCCGAGCCGTGTCCACGGGAGACGAGAAGGCCCTCACCGCCGTCCCCGGCATCGGCAAGAAGGGCGCCCAGAAGCTGCTCCTGGAGCTGAAGGACCGCCTGGGCGAGCCGGTCGGCGCACCGGCCGTCGGGGTTCCCGCCGCCGCCGGCTGGCGGGACCAGCTGCACGCCGCCCTGATCGGCCTCGGGTACGCCACCCGGGAGGCCGACGAGGCGGTGGCCGCCGTGGCCCCCCGGGCCGAGGCCGCCGGGGGCACGCCCCAGGTGGGCCAGCTGCTGAAGGCGGCCCTGCAGACGCTGAACCGCGCCCGATAG
- the ruvC gene encoding crossover junction endodeoxyribonuclease RuvC, with product MRVLGVDPGLTRCGVGVVEGVAGRPLTMLGVGVVRTPADADLGRRLVVLEQGLEQWLDEHRPEYVAVERVFSQHNVRTVMGTAQASAVALLCASRRGIPVALHTPSEVKAAVTGSGRADKAQVGAMVTRLLRLAAPPKPADAADALALAICHIWRAPAQNRLQQAVALHAAHAPKGRTT from the coding sequence GTGCGCGTACTGGGGGTGGATCCGGGACTGACCCGGTGTGGCGTCGGCGTGGTCGAAGGTGTCGCCGGGCGGCCGCTCACCATGCTCGGGGTCGGCGTCGTCCGCACCCCGGCGGACGCCGACCTCGGCCGCCGTCTCGTCGTCCTCGAGCAGGGCCTCGAGCAGTGGCTGGACGAGCACCGGCCGGAGTACGTGGCCGTGGAGCGCGTCTTCAGCCAGCACAACGTCCGCACGGTCATGGGCACCGCCCAGGCCAGCGCCGTCGCCCTGCTGTGCGCCTCCCGCCGCGGCATCCCCGTCGCCCTGCACACGCCCAGCGAGGTCAAGGCCGCCGTCACCGGGTCCGGACGCGCCGACAAGGCGCAGGTCGGAGCCATGGTCACCCGTCTGCTGCGCCTGGCCGCGCCCCCGAAGCCCGCCGACGCGGCCGACGCGCTCGCCCTCGCCATCTGCCACATCTGGCGCGCTCCCGCGCAGAACCGCCTCCAGCAGGCGGTCGCGCTGCACGCCGCCCACGCACCGAAAGGCCGTACGACATGA
- a CDS encoding YebC/PmpR family DNA-binding transcriptional regulator codes for MSGHSKWATTKHKKAVIDAKRGKLFAKLIKNIEVAARMGGADPEGNPTLYDAIQKAKKQSVPNKNIDSAVKRGAGLEAGGADYETIMYEGYGPNGVAVLIECLTDNRNRAASEVRVAMTRNGGSMADPGSVSYLFNRKGVVIVPKGELTEDDVLGAVLDAGAEEVNDLGESFEVISEPTDLVAVRTALQDAGIDYESADANFVPTMQVELDEEGAKKIFKLIDALEDSDDVQNVFANFDVSDEIMEKAGA; via the coding sequence ATGTCCGGCCACTCTAAATGGGCCACGACGAAGCACAAGAAGGCCGTGATCGATGCCAAGCGCGGCAAGCTCTTCGCGAAGCTGATCAAGAACATCGAGGTCGCGGCCCGGATGGGCGGCGCGGACCCCGAGGGCAACCCGACGCTGTACGACGCCATCCAGAAGGCCAAGAAGCAGTCGGTTCCGAACAAGAACATCGACTCCGCGGTCAAGCGCGGCGCGGGCCTCGAGGCCGGCGGCGCCGACTACGAGACGATCATGTACGAGGGCTACGGCCCGAACGGCGTCGCGGTGCTCATCGAGTGCCTCACCGACAACCGCAACCGCGCCGCCTCCGAGGTCCGCGTCGCCATGACCCGCAACGGCGGCTCCATGGCCGACCCGGGTTCGGTGTCGTACCTGTTCAACCGCAAGGGCGTGGTGATCGTCCCCAAGGGCGAGCTGACCGAGGACGACGTCCTCGGCGCCGTCCTGGACGCGGGCGCCGAGGAGGTCAACGACCTCGGCGAGTCCTTCGAGGTCATCAGCGAGCCGACCGACCTGGTCGCGGTCCGCACCGCCCTCCAGGACGCCGGCATCGACTACGAGTCCGCCGACGCCAACTTCGTGCCGACCATGCAGGTCGAGCTGGACGAGGAGGGCGCGAAGAAGATCTTCAAGCTCATCGACGCGCTGGAGGACAGCGACGACGTGCAGAACGTCTTCGCCAACTTCGACGTGAGCGACGAGATCATGGAGAAGGCCGGCGCGTAA
- the pdxT gene encoding pyridoxal 5'-phosphate synthase glutaminase subunit PdxT has translation MTEAPVIGVLALQGDVREHLIALAAADAVARPVRRPEELAEVDGLVIPGGESTTISKLAVLFGLMEPLRARVRDGMPVYGTCAGMIMLADKILDPRSGQETVGGIDMIVRRNAFGRQNESFEAAVGVKGVTGDPVEGVFIRAPWVESVGAGAEVLAEHDGHIVAVRQGNALATSFHPELTGDHRVHGLFVDMVQACRRAESL, from the coding sequence ATGACCGAAGCACCCGTGATAGGCGTCCTGGCCCTCCAGGGCGACGTGCGGGAGCACCTCATCGCCCTGGCCGCGGCCGACGCCGTGGCCAGGCCGGTGCGGCGCCCCGAAGAACTCGCAGAGGTCGACGGCCTCGTCATCCCCGGCGGCGAGTCCACCACGATCTCCAAGCTGGCCGTCCTGTTCGGCCTGATGGAACCCCTCCGCGCGCGCGTGCGGGACGGCATGCCCGTCTACGGCACCTGCGCCGGCATGATCATGCTCGCCGACAAGATCCTCGACCCGCGCTCCGGGCAGGAGACCGTCGGCGGCATCGACATGATCGTGCGCCGCAACGCGTTCGGACGGCAGAACGAGTCCTTCGAGGCCGCGGTCGGCGTCAAGGGCGTCACCGGCGATCCGGTGGAGGGCGTCTTCATCCGCGCCCCCTGGGTCGAGTCCGTCGGCGCCGGGGCCGAGGTGCTCGCCGAGCACGACGGCCACATCGTCGCGGTCCGCCAGGGCAACGCGCTGGCCACGTCGTTCCACCCGGAACTGACCGGGGACCACCGCGTGCACGGCCTGTTCGTCGACATGGTGCAGGCGTGCCGGAGGGCCGAGTCCTTGTAG
- the pdxS gene encoding pyridoxal 5'-phosphate synthase lyase subunit PdxS, with the protein MSSTLSENQGPETGTARVKRGMAEQLKGGVIMDVVTPEQAKIAEDAGAVAVMALERVPADIRKDGGVARMSDPDMIEGIIDAVSIPVMAKSRIGHFVEAQVLQSLGVDYIDESEVLTPADEVNHSDKWAFTTPFVCGATNLGEALRRIAEGAAMIRSKGEAGTGNVVEAVRHLRQIKNEIARLRGYDNHELYAAAKELRAPYELVKEVAELGKLPVVLFSAGGVATPADAALMRQLGAEGVFVGSGIFKSGDPAKRAAAIVKATTFYDDPKIIADASRNLGEAMVGINCDTLPEAERYANRGW; encoded by the coding sequence GTGTCCAGCACGCTCTCCGAAAACCAGGGTCCCGAGACCGGCACCGCGCGCGTGAAGCGCGGCATGGCCGAGCAGCTCAAGGGCGGCGTGATCATGGACGTCGTCACGCCGGAGCAGGCCAAGATCGCCGAGGACGCGGGCGCCGTCGCCGTCATGGCCCTGGAGCGGGTCCCGGCCGACATCCGCAAGGACGGCGGCGTGGCCCGCATGTCCGACCCGGACATGATCGAGGGCATCATCGACGCGGTCTCCATCCCCGTGATGGCCAAGTCCCGCATCGGCCACTTCGTCGAGGCGCAGGTGCTGCAGTCGCTCGGCGTCGACTACATCGACGAGTCCGAGGTCCTCACCCCGGCCGACGAGGTCAACCACTCCGACAAGTGGGCGTTCACCACCCCCTTCGTCTGCGGTGCGACCAACCTGGGCGAGGCCCTGCGCCGCATCGCCGAGGGCGCCGCCATGATCCGCTCCAAGGGCGAGGCCGGCACCGGCAACGTCGTCGAGGCCGTCCGCCACCTGCGCCAGATCAAGAACGAGATCGCCCGGCTGCGCGGCTACGACAACCACGAGCTGTACGCCGCCGCCAAGGAGCTGCGCGCCCCGTACGAGCTGGTCAAGGAGGTCGCCGAGCTCGGCAAGCTCCCGGTGGTGCTGTTCTCCGCCGGCGGCGTGGCCACCCCGGCCGACGCCGCGCTGATGCGCCAGCTCGGCGCCGAGGGCGTCTTCGTCGGCTCCGGCATCTTCAAGTCCGGCGACCCGGCCAAGCGCGCCGCCGCCATCGTCAAGGCGACCACCTTCTACGACGACCCGAAGATCATCGCGGACGCGTCCCGCAACCTCGGCGAGGCCATGGTCGGCATCAACTGCGACACCCTCCCCGAGGCCGAGCGCTACGCCAACCGCGGCTGGTAG
- a CDS encoding glycosyltransferase family 4 protein — translation MRIGIVCPYSWDVPGGVQFHIRDLAEYFIRLGHEVSVLAPADDDTPLPPYVVSAGRAVPVPYNGSVARLNFGFLSAARVRRWLHEGAFDVIHIHEPTSPSLGLLACWAAEGPIVATFHTSNPRSRAMIAAYAILQAALEKISARIAVSEYARRTLVEHLGGDAVVIPNGVDVGFFAGAEPHPKWQGDTIGFIGRIDEPRKGLPVLMKALPKILAARPGARLLVAGRGDEKEAVESLPRELHPRVEFLGMISDEDKARFLRSVDLYVAPNTGGESFGIVLVEAMSAGAPVLASDLDAFAQVLDQGAAGELFPNEDADALAEAAVRLLADPGRRAELRARGSAHVRRFDWSTVGADILSVYETVTAGAAAVAADDRTTGLRARFGLARD, via the coding sequence GTGAGGATCGGCATCGTCTGCCCGTACTCCTGGGACGTGCCGGGCGGCGTCCAGTTCCACATCCGTGACCTGGCCGAGTACTTCATCCGCCTCGGCCACGAGGTGTCCGTCCTCGCCCCGGCCGACGACGACACCCCGCTGCCGCCGTACGTCGTCTCCGCGGGCCGCGCGGTGCCGGTGCCGTACAACGGGTCGGTGGCCCGGCTCAACTTCGGCTTCCTGTCGGCCGCGCGGGTGCGGCGCTGGCTGCACGAGGGCGCCTTCGACGTCATCCACATCCACGAGCCGACCTCGCCCTCGCTCGGCCTGCTGGCCTGCTGGGCGGCCGAGGGGCCGATCGTCGCCACCTTCCACACGTCCAACCCGCGCTCCAGGGCCATGATCGCCGCGTACGCGATCCTGCAGGCCGCGCTGGAGAAGATCAGCGCCCGGATCGCGGTGAGCGAGTACGCCCGCCGGACCCTCGTCGAGCACCTGGGCGGGGACGCGGTGGTGATCCCGAACGGCGTCGACGTCGGCTTCTTCGCCGGGGCCGAGCCCCACCCGAAGTGGCAGGGCGACACCATCGGCTTCATCGGCCGGATCGACGAGCCCCGCAAGGGCCTGCCGGTGCTGATGAAGGCCCTGCCGAAGATCCTCGCCGCCCGCCCGGGGGCACGGCTGCTGGTCGCGGGCCGCGGCGACGAGAAGGAGGCCGTCGAGTCGCTGCCGCGGGAGCTGCACCCGCGCGTCGAGTTCCTCGGCATGATCAGCGACGAGGACAAGGCCCGCTTCCTGCGCAGCGTCGACCTGTACGTGGCGCCCAACACCGGCGGCGAGAGCTTCGGCATCGTCCTGGTCGAGGCCATGTCCGCGGGCGCTCCGGTGCTCGCCTCCGACCTGGACGCCTTCGCGCAGGTCCTCGACCAGGGGGCGGCGGGCGAGCTGTTCCCCAACGAGGACGCGGACGCGCTCGCCGAGGCCGCGGTGCGCCTCCTGGCGGACCCCGGGCGCCGCGCGGAGCTGCGCGCACGCGGCAGCGCCCACGTCCGCCGCTTCGACTGGTCCACCGTCGGCGCGGACATCCTGTCCGTCTACGAGACGGTGACGGCCGGAGCGGCGGCGGTGGCGGCGGACGACCGCACGACGGGCCTGCGGGCACGGTTCGGGCTGGCCCGGGACTGA
- a CDS encoding phosphatidylinositol mannoside acyltransferase, which produces MSARERLTDALYGAGWSTVKKLPEPVAVRLGRTIADLAWKQRGKGVERLESNYARVVPDADPARLAELSRAGMRSYLRYWMESFRLPAWSAERIADGFAPEGLHHLTDGMAAGRGVVLALPHLANWDLAGAWVTTRLGIPFTTVAERLKPETLYDRFVAYREGLGMEVLPHNGGSAFGTLARRLRDGGLVCLVADRDLSASGVEVDFFGGAARMPAGPALLAQQTGARLLPVTLWYDDSPVMRGRVHPPVEVPGSGTRPEKTSVMTQALADAFAAGIAEHPEDWHMLQRLWTEDLDPARAPAKDREGTP; this is translated from the coding sequence CCGACGCCCTGTACGGCGCCGGCTGGAGCACGGTGAAGAAGCTCCCGGAGCCGGTCGCCGTCCGGCTCGGCCGGACCATCGCCGACCTCGCCTGGAAGCAGCGCGGCAAGGGCGTGGAGCGCCTGGAGAGCAACTACGCGCGCGTGGTGCCGGACGCGGACCCCGCGCGGCTCGCCGAACTCTCGCGCGCGGGCATGCGGTCGTACCTGCGCTACTGGATGGAGTCCTTCCGGCTGCCCGCCTGGAGCGCCGAACGCATCGCGGACGGCTTCGCCCCCGAGGGCCTGCACCACCTGACCGACGGCATGGCGGCCGGCCGGGGCGTGGTCCTGGCGCTGCCGCACCTCGCCAACTGGGACCTCGCCGGGGCCTGGGTCACCACCAGGCTGGGCATCCCCTTCACCACCGTCGCCGAGCGCCTGAAGCCGGAGACGCTGTACGACCGGTTCGTCGCCTACCGCGAGGGCCTCGGCATGGAGGTGCTCCCGCACAACGGCGGCAGCGCCTTCGGCACGCTGGCCCGGCGGCTGCGCGACGGGGGACTGGTCTGCCTGGTCGCCGACCGGGACCTGTCCGCCTCCGGCGTCGAGGTCGACTTCTTCGGCGGGGCCGCCCGGATGCCGGCCGGCCCCGCCCTGCTCGCCCAGCAGACCGGTGCCCGGCTGCTGCCGGTGACGCTCTGGTACGACGACTCGCCCGTGATGCGGGGCCGGGTCCATCCGCCGGTCGAGGTCCCCGGATCGGGTACGCGGCCCGAGAAGACGTCCGTCATGACACAGGCACTGGCCGACGCCTTCGCCGCGGGGATCGCCGAGCACCCGGAGGACTGGCACATGCTGCAGCGCCTGTGGACCGAGGACCTCGACCCCGCGCGGGCCCCCGCGAAGGACCGGGAGGGGACCCCGTGA